The Streptomyces sp. HUAS CB01 genome has a segment encoding these proteins:
- a CDS encoding PAS domain S-box protein, with protein sequence MEERFRGLLEAAPDAMVIVDDAGTIRLVNAQTEALFGYRREELLGRPVEILVPGRFRNHHAAHRDGYTHNRQVRPMGAGLELHGLRKDGTEFPVEISLSPLETTDGLLVSAAVRDVSERKAAEERFRGLLEAAPDAMVIVDDAGTIRLVNAQTEALFGYRREELLGRPVEILVPGRFRNHHAAHRDGYTHNRQVRPMGAGLELHGLRKDGTEFPVEISLSPLETTDGLLVSAAVRDVSERKAAEERFQALYEQQRHVALTLQRSLMGTPPAVPGLDTASRYLPATQGAGVGGDWFDLVPLGAGRVGILIGDVMGRGLEAAAIMGQLRSAAHALAKTGMQPRQLMHALDSIVAELDGPDQLVTCCYLVVAPDAGEVTVCSAGHLPALVAEPGEGVRSLDAPVSVPLGVGDHLHQQTTVAIAPGSSLILFTDGLIETPAGDIEEQLDALIDALDLAFASAHDLQTVVDEVLASVLPATEHHHDDVTLLLAQLPAAPLATVVTELAAAPSSVSRARAFLAKSLVDWGCAQVADDAQLLASEVVTNAIQHGQGPVRLLMRRNSTELTVEVSDHSHLPPQPRLAAADDESGRGLILVETLAGSWGVRPTDDGKTTWFTLHLGPM encoded by the coding sequence GTGGAGGAGCGGTTCCGGGGGCTGCTGGAGGCGGCACCGGACGCGATGGTCATCGTCGACGACGCCGGCACCATCCGCCTCGTCAACGCCCAGACCGAAGCCCTCTTCGGCTACCGCCGCGAAGAGCTCCTCGGCCGCCCCGTCGAGATCCTCGTCCCCGGCCGCTTCCGCAACCACCACGCCGCACACCGCGACGGCTACACCCACAACCGCCAGGTCCGCCCCATGGGCGCCGGACTCGAACTCCACGGCCTCCGCAAGGACGGCACCGAGTTCCCCGTCGAAATCAGCCTCAGCCCCCTCGAAACCACCGACGGACTCCTCGTCTCCGCCGCCGTACGCGACGTCAGCGAACGAAAAGCAGCGGAGGAGCGGTTCCGGGGGCTGCTGGAGGCGGCACCGGACGCGATGGTCATCGTCGACGACGCCGGCACCATCCGCCTCGTCAACGCCCAGACCGAAGCCCTCTTCGGCTACCGCCGCGAAGAGCTCCTCGGCCGCCCCGTCGAGATCCTCGTCCCCGGCCGCTTCCGCAACCACCACGCCGCACACCGCGACGGCTACACCCACAACCGCCAGGTCCGCCCCATGGGCGCCGGACTCGAACTCCACGGCCTCCGCAAGGACGGCACCGAGTTCCCCGTCGAAATCAGCCTCAGCCCCCTCGAAACCACCGACGGACTCCTCGTCTCCGCCGCCGTACGCGACGTCAGCGAACGAAAAGCAGCGGAGGAACGGTTCCAGGCCCTGTACGAGCAGCAGCGGCACGTCGCCCTGACCCTGCAGCGCAGCCTGATGGGCACCCCGCCGGCCGTGCCCGGGCTGGACACCGCCAGCCGCTATCTGCCCGCCACCCAGGGCGCGGGCGTCGGCGGCGACTGGTTCGACCTCGTACCCCTGGGTGCCGGACGGGTCGGCATCCTCATCGGTGACGTCATGGGACGCGGCCTGGAGGCGGCCGCCATCATGGGGCAGCTGCGGTCCGCGGCCCACGCGCTCGCCAAGACCGGGATGCAGCCCCGGCAGTTGATGCACGCGCTCGACTCGATCGTCGCCGAGCTCGACGGGCCCGACCAGTTGGTCACCTGCTGCTATCTGGTGGTTGCGCCGGACGCGGGCGAGGTGACCGTCTGCTCGGCCGGCCATCTTCCCGCTCTCGTCGCCGAACCGGGCGAGGGCGTGCGATCCCTGGATGCGCCGGTCAGCGTGCCCCTGGGCGTGGGTGACCATCTGCACCAGCAGACGACGGTGGCCATCGCTCCCGGGTCGAGCCTGATCCTGTTCACCGACGGCCTGATAGAGACACCGGCGGGAGACATCGAGGAGCAGCTCGACGCGCTCATCGACGCGCTCGACCTGGCGTTCGCCTCGGCGCACGACCTGCAGACGGTGGTGGACGAGGTGCTGGCGTCGGTCCTGCCGGCCACCGAGCACCACCACGACGACGTGACGCTGCTCCTGGCCCAGCTGCCGGCGGCCCCGCTGGCCACGGTGGTGACGGAGCTGGCGGCGGCGCCGTCGTCGGTGTCGCGGGCGCGGGCGTTCCTCGCCAAGTCCCTGGTCGACTGGGGCTGTGCCCAGGTCGCCGACGACGCGCAGCTGCTGGCGTCCGAGGTGGTCACCAACGCCATCCAGCACGGGCAGGGCCCGGTGCGCCTGCTGATGCGACGCAACAGCACCGAGCTCACCGTGGAGGTGAGCGACCACAGCCACCTTCCGCCCCAGCCCCGGCTCGCCGCCGCCGACGACGAGTCGGGGCGGGGCCTGATCCTCGTCGAGACACTGGCGGGCAGCTGGGGCGTGCGGCCGACGGACGACGGCAAGACGACGTGGTTCACGCTGCATCTGGGGCCGATGTAG
- the groL gene encoding chaperonin GroEL (60 kDa chaperone family; promotes refolding of misfolded polypeptides especially under stressful conditions; forms two stacked rings of heptamers to form a barrel-shaped 14mer; ends can be capped by GroES; misfolded proteins enter the barrel where they are refolded when GroES binds): MAKIIAFDEEARRGLERGMNQLADAVKVTLGPKGRNVVLEKKWGAPTITNDGVSIAKEIELEDPYEKIGAELVKEVAKKTDDVAGDGTTTATVLAQALVREGLRNVAAGANPMALKRGIEKAVEAVSGALLDQAKEVETKEQIASTASISAADTQIGELIAEAMDKVGKEGVITVEESQTFGLELELTEGMRFDKGYISAYFATDMERMEAGLEDPYILIFNGKVSSVKDLLPLLEKVMQSGKPLLIIAEDVEGEALSTLVVNKIRGTFKSVAVKAPGFGDRRKAMLGDIAILTGGTVISEEVGLKLENAGLDLLGRARKVVITKDETTIVDGAGESDQVQGRVNQIRAEIENSDSDYDREKLQERLAKLAGGVAVIKAGAATEVELKERKHRIEDAVRNAKAAVEEGIVAGGGVALLQASQVFEKLELDGDEATGAAAVKLALEAPLKQIAVNAGLEGGVVVEKVRNLTPGHGLNAATGEYVDLIAEGIIDPAKVTRSALQNAASIAALFLTTEAVIADKPEKAAAAAPGGMPGGDMDF; encoded by the coding sequence ATGGCCAAGATCATCGCGTTCGACGAGGAGGCACGGCGCGGTCTCGAGCGCGGGATGAACCAGCTCGCCGACGCCGTCAAGGTCACCCTTGGCCCCAAGGGCCGGAACGTCGTCCTCGAGAAGAAGTGGGGCGCCCCCACGATCACCAACGACGGTGTCTCCATCGCCAAGGAGATCGAGCTCGAGGACCCGTACGAGAAGATCGGCGCCGAGCTGGTCAAGGAAGTCGCCAAGAAGACGGACGACGTCGCCGGTGACGGTACGACCACCGCGACCGTCCTCGCCCAGGCGCTCGTCCGCGAGGGCCTGCGCAACGTGGCGGCCGGCGCCAACCCGATGGCTCTGAAGCGCGGCATCGAGAAGGCCGTCGAGGCCGTCTCCGGTGCGCTGCTCGACCAGGCCAAGGAGGTCGAGACCAAGGAGCAGATCGCCTCCACCGCCTCCATCTCCGCCGCCGACACCCAGATCGGCGAGCTCATCGCCGAGGCGATGGACAAGGTCGGCAAGGAAGGCGTCATCACCGTCGAGGAGTCCCAGACCTTCGGTCTGGAGCTGGAGCTCACCGAGGGTATGCGCTTCGACAAGGGCTACATCTCGGCGTACTTCGCGACCGACATGGAGCGCATGGAGGCCGGCCTCGAGGACCCGTACATCCTCATCTTCAACGGCAAGGTCTCCTCGGTGAAGGACCTGCTGCCGCTGCTGGAGAAGGTCATGCAGTCGGGCAAGCCGCTGCTGATCATCGCCGAGGACGTCGAGGGCGAGGCCCTGTCGACCCTGGTCGTCAACAAGATCCGCGGCACCTTCAAGTCCGTCGCCGTCAAGGCCCCGGGCTTCGGCGACCGCCGCAAGGCCATGCTCGGCGACATCGCCATCCTCACCGGTGGCACGGTCATCTCCGAGGAGGTCGGCCTCAAGCTCGAGAACGCGGGCCTGGACCTCCTGGGCCGCGCTCGCAAGGTCGTCATCACCAAGGACGAGACCACGATCGTCGACGGTGCCGGTGAGAGCGACCAGGTCCAGGGCCGGGTCAACCAGATCCGCGCCGAGATCGAGAACTCCGACTCGGACTACGACCGCGAGAAGCTGCAGGAGCGCCTCGCGAAGCTGGCCGGCGGCGTGGCCGTCATCAAGGCCGGTGCCGCGACCGAGGTCGAGCTCAAGGAGCGCAAGCACCGCATCGAGGACGCCGTTCGCAACGCGAAGGCGGCCGTCGAGGAGGGCATCGTCGCCGGTGGTGGCGTGGCCCTGCTCCAGGCCTCCCAGGTGTTCGAGAAGCTCGAGCTCGACGGTGACGAGGCCACCGGTGCCGCCGCTGTGAAGCTGGCCCTGGAGGCCCCGCTGAAGCAGATCGCCGTCAACGCCGGCCTCGAGGGCGGCGTCGTGGTGGAGAAGGTGCGCAACCTGACCCCGGGCCACGGCCTGAACGCCGCGACCGGCGAGTACGTCGACCTCATCGCCGAGGGCATCATCGACCCGGCCAAGGTGACCCGTTCCGCGCTGCAGAACGCCGCGTCGATCGCCGCGCTGTTCCTCACCACCGAGGCCGTCATCGCCGACAAGCCGGAGAAGGCCGCCGCGGCCGCTCCGGGCGGCATGCCGGGCGGTGACATGGACTTCTGA
- a CDS encoding cold-shock protein — translation MAQGTVKWFNAEKGYGFIAVDGGADVFVHYSAIQMDGYRTLEEGQRVEFEISQGQKGPQADMVRVAG, via the coding sequence ATGGCTCAGGGCACCGTCAAGTGGTTCAACGCGGAGAAGGGGTATGGCTTCATCGCGGTCGACGGTGGTGCGGATGTTTTCGTCCACTACAGCGCGATCCAGATGGACGGATACCGCACCCTGGAGGAGGGTCAGCGAGTCGAGTTCGAGATCTCGCAGGGCCAGAAGGGGCCGCAGGCGGACATGGTCCGCGTAGCCGGCTGA
- a CDS encoding MoaD/ThiS family protein encodes MSVNVRIPTILRTYTGGQAEVPAEGTTLAEVIADLEKNHTGIAARVLDDQGKLRRFVNVYVNDDDVRFEQGLETATPDGAGVSIIPAVAGG; translated from the coding sequence ATGAGCGTCAACGTCCGCATCCCCACCATCCTCCGCACCTACACGGGCGGGCAGGCCGAGGTCCCGGCCGAGGGCACCACCCTCGCCGAGGTCATCGCCGACCTGGAGAAGAACCACACGGGCATCGCGGCCCGGGTCCTGGACGACCAGGGCAAGCTGCGCCGGTTCGTGAACGTGTACGTCAACGACGACGACGTGCGCTTCGAGCAGGGCCTGGAGACGGCGACGCCGGACGGTGCCGGCGTGTCGATCATCCCCGCGGTGGCGGGCGGCTGA
- the thrC gene encoding threonine synthase, with product MAVQTVATTTDSADTVDLGPASGLSCRECGERFALGPIFACEACFGPLEVAYDLPSGDPEALRKRIESGPENIWRYAPLLPVPADVASKPNLNPGFTKLVQADNLARELGVTGGLWVKDDSGNPTHSFKDRVVAQAIEAARAFGFTTLSCSSTGNLAGAVGAAAARAGFRSCVFIPHDLEQGKVVMAAVYGGELVGIEGNYDDVNRFCSELIGDPVGEGWGFVNVNLRPYYAEGSKTLAYEICEQLGWRLPDQIVIPIASGSQLTKIDKGLQELIKLGLVEDRPYKIFGAQAQGCSPVSVAFKAGHDVVRPQKPDTIAKSLAIGNPADGPYVLDICRRTGGAVEDVTDEEIVDAIKLLARTEGIFTETAGGTTLGVAKKLIEAGVIDPALTTVVVNTGDGLKTLDAVAPTTGMSAVIRPNLDSFREAGLV from the coding sequence ATGGCTGTGCAGACTGTCGCCACCACCACCGATTCTGCCGACACCGTCGATCTGGGCCCCGCCTCCGGGCTCTCCTGCCGCGAGTGCGGCGAGCGCTTCGCCCTCGGCCCGATCTTCGCCTGTGAAGCCTGTTTCGGGCCGCTCGAAGTCGCGTACGACCTGCCGAGCGGCGACCCCGAGGCGCTGCGCAAGCGGATCGAGAGCGGTCCGGAGAACATCTGGCGCTACGCGCCGCTGCTGCCCGTCCCCGCCGACGTGGCGAGCAAGCCGAATCTGAACCCGGGCTTCACCAAGCTCGTCCAGGCCGACAACCTCGCCCGTGAGCTGGGCGTCACCGGCGGGCTCTGGGTGAAGGACGACTCCGGCAACCCGACCCACTCCTTCAAGGACCGGGTCGTCGCCCAGGCGATCGAGGCCGCCCGCGCCTTCGGCTTCACGACGCTCTCCTGCTCCTCCACGGGCAACCTGGCCGGCGCGGTCGGCGCCGCCGCCGCGCGCGCCGGCTTCCGCTCCTGCGTGTTCATCCCGCACGACCTGGAGCAGGGCAAGGTCGTCATGGCCGCGGTCTACGGCGGTGAGCTGGTCGGCATCGAGGGCAACTACGACGACGTCAACCGCTTCTGCTCCGAGCTCATCGGCGACCCGGTGGGCGAGGGCTGGGGCTTCGTCAACGTCAATCTCCGCCCCTACTACGCCGAGGGCTCCAAGACGCTGGCGTACGAGATCTGCGAGCAGCTCGGCTGGCGGCTGCCGGACCAGATCGTCATCCCCATCGCCTCCGGCTCCCAGCTCACCAAGATCGACAAGGGGCTCCAGGAACTGATCAAGCTGGGTCTGGTCGAGGACCGGCCCTACAAGATCTTCGGCGCCCAGGCCCAGGGCTGCTCGCCGGTGTCCGTGGCGTTCAAGGCAGGCCACGACGTGGTCAGGCCGCAGAAGCCGGACACCATCGCCAAGTCCCTGGCCATCGGCAACCCGGCGGACGGGCCGTACGTGCTGGACATCTGCCGGCGCACCGGCGGTGCCGTGGAGGACGTCACCGACGAGGAGATCGTGGACGCGATCAAGCTGCTGGCCCGCACGGAGGGCATCTTCACCGAGACCGCGGGCGGTACGACGCTCGGCGTGGCGAAGAAGCTGATCGAGGCAGGGGTGATCGACCCGGCCCTCACCACGGTGGTCGTCAACACGGGTGACGGCCTCAAGACCCTCGACGCCGTGGCCCCGACCACGGGTATGTCCGCAGTCATCCGCCCCAACCTGGACTCCTTCCGAGAGGCTGGCCTCGTATGA
- a CDS encoding glucosyl-3-phosphoglycerate synthase, translated as MLEEVERWLARRSWSVADRPLDRLLSAKQDTTVSVVLPALNEEATVGEIVTVIRRELMTDAVPLVDELVVVDSGSTDRTAEVAARAGARVVHRDAILPRVPAVPGKGEVLWRSLLVTDGDIVCFVDADLQEFSADFVSGIVGPLLTDPEVQFVKAMYDRPLGDTPGQGGRVTELVARPLLNLHWPQLAGFVQPLGGEYAARRSLLERLPFPVGYGVELGLLVDALHTVGLDALAQVDVGVRLHRHQDGQALGRMAAAIYRTAQLRLSRGHLVRPALTQFERGEDGFVPRTHAVDTEERPPMADIAEYASRAGRRNTGAA; from the coding sequence GTGCTGGAAGAGGTGGAGCGCTGGCTGGCCCGGCGGTCCTGGTCGGTGGCGGACCGGCCACTGGACCGGCTGCTGTCCGCCAAGCAGGACACCACGGTCAGCGTGGTGCTCCCCGCACTCAACGAGGAGGCGACGGTCGGGGAGATCGTCACCGTCATCCGGCGCGAACTGATGACCGACGCGGTGCCGCTCGTGGACGAGCTGGTCGTCGTCGACTCGGGGTCGACGGACCGCACCGCCGAGGTGGCGGCACGGGCCGGCGCCCGCGTCGTGCACCGCGACGCGATACTCCCGCGCGTCCCGGCCGTCCCCGGCAAGGGCGAGGTGCTGTGGCGCTCCCTCCTGGTGACCGACGGCGACATCGTCTGCTTCGTGGACGCCGACCTTCAGGAGTTCTCCGCGGACTTCGTGTCCGGGATCGTCGGACCGCTGCTGACCGACCCGGAGGTGCAGTTCGTCAAGGCGATGTACGACCGGCCGCTCGGCGACACGCCCGGCCAGGGCGGCCGGGTGACCGAACTGGTGGCGCGGCCGCTGCTCAATCTGCACTGGCCGCAGCTCGCGGGGTTCGTCCAGCCGCTCGGCGGGGAGTACGCGGCGCGGCGCTCGCTGCTGGAGCGGCTGCCGTTCCCGGTCGGCTACGGGGTGGAGCTGGGCCTGCTGGTGGACGCGCTGCACACGGTGGGCCTGGACGCGCTGGCGCAGGTGGACGTGGGCGTACGGCTGCACCGCCACCAGGACGGGCAGGCGCTGGGCCGGATGGCGGCGGCGATCTACCGCACGGCCCAACTACGGCTCTCGCGAGGGCATTTGGTCCGCCCGGCGCTCACCCAGTTCGAACGCGGCGAGGACGGGTTCGTCCCGCGGACGCATGCGGTGGACACGGAGGAGCGGCCGCCGATGGCGGACATCGCCGAGTACGCGTCCCGGGCGGGGCGACGCAACACGGGCGCGGCGTAA
- a CDS encoding alpha,alpha-trehalose-phosphate synthase (UDP-forming) has protein sequence MVSEHEHAARVLVASNRGPVTYVFREDGTLDARRGGGGLVSGLSAIGPEADALWVCSALGDGDREAVRRGIGEPGVRMLDIDAAVHADAYNGIANSVLWFVHHMLYQTPLEPVFDAGFRRQWVAYEAYNQAFAQALAESAAPDAAVLVQDYHLALVPGMLRDLRPDLRIGHFSHTPWAPPEYFRMLPDDIAEQLLLGMLGANRLGFLTQRWLGAFESCCRRVLADHDVDPHWPKDGPPSLEYRLRGHRRRRTELGVHGLGADADFLRERSRKPDVDERMAALREQIGGAERGPDRRKTIVRVDRTELSKNIVRGLLAYRTLLDEHPEWRERVVHIAFAYPSRQDLAVYRDYTAEVSRVAEEINAQYGTPGWTPVLLHVKDDFARSLAAYRLADVALVNPIRDGMNLVAKEIPVVSEAGCALVLSREAGAYAELGDEALVVNPYDVSGTADALHQALSMPDAERAERSKRLAAVATALPPQQWFLDQLRALEALDEGVTEAD, from the coding sequence ATGGTCTCTGAGCACGAGCACGCCGCACGAGTTCTCGTCGCCTCCAACCGGGGCCCCGTCACGTACGTCTTCCGCGAGGACGGCACGCTGGACGCGAGGCGCGGCGGCGGTGGACTGGTGTCCGGGCTGTCGGCCATCGGCCCCGAGGCGGACGCCCTGTGGGTGTGCTCCGCGCTCGGCGACGGCGACCGCGAGGCGGTGCGGCGCGGGATCGGCGAACCGGGCGTACGGATGCTGGACATCGACGCCGCGGTGCACGCCGACGCGTACAACGGCATCGCGAACTCGGTGCTGTGGTTCGTCCACCACATGCTGTACCAGACGCCGCTGGAGCCCGTCTTCGACGCCGGGTTCCGGCGCCAGTGGGTGGCCTACGAGGCGTACAACCAGGCCTTCGCGCAGGCCCTGGCCGAGTCGGCGGCCCCGGACGCGGCCGTGCTGGTGCAGGACTACCACCTCGCGCTGGTGCCGGGCATGCTCCGGGACCTGCGGCCCGACCTGCGCATCGGCCACTTCTCGCACACCCCGTGGGCACCGCCGGAGTACTTCCGGATGCTCCCCGACGACATCGCCGAGCAGTTGCTCCTGGGGATGCTCGGGGCGAACCGGCTGGGTTTCCTGACCCAGCGATGGCTCGGCGCCTTCGAGAGCTGCTGCCGCCGGGTCCTGGCCGACCACGACGTGGACCCGCACTGGCCGAAGGACGGGCCGCCCAGCCTCGAGTACCGGCTGCGGGGGCACCGCCGGCGGCGGACCGAGCTGGGCGTGCACGGCCTCGGCGCCGACGCGGACTTCCTGCGGGAGCGGTCGCGGAAGCCCGACGTGGACGAGCGCATGGCCGCGCTGCGCGAGCAGATCGGCGGTGCGGAGCGGGGTCCGGACCGCCGGAAGACGATCGTGCGGGTGGACCGGACCGAGCTGTCGAAGAACATCGTGCGGGGGCTGCTCGCGTACCGCACCCTGCTGGACGAGCACCCGGAGTGGCGCGAGCGGGTCGTGCACATCGCCTTCGCCTACCCGTCGCGGCAGGACCTCGCCGTCTACCGCGACTACACGGCCGAGGTCTCCCGGGTCGCGGAGGAGATCAACGCGCAGTACGGGACGCCCGGCTGGACGCCCGTCCTCCTGCACGTGAAGGACGACTTCGCCCGCTCGCTCGCGGCGTACCGGTTGGCGGACGTCGCCCTCGTGAACCCCATCCGCGACGGGATGAACCTCGTGGCCAAGGAGATCCCGGTGGTCTCGGAGGCCGGGTGCGCGCTGGTGCTGTCGCGCGAGGCGGGCGCGTACGCGGAACTCGGCGACGAGGCGCTGGTGGTGAACCCGTACGACGTGTCGGGCACGGCCGACGCCCTCCACCAGGCGCTGTCCATGCCGGACGCCGAACGTGCGGAGCGCAGCAAGCGCCTGGCCGCCGTTGCGACGGCGCTGCCGCCGCAGCAGTGGTTCCTGGACCAGCTGCGCGCGCTGGAGGCGCTGGACGAGGGCGTCACGGAAGCGGACTGA
- the otsB gene encoding trehalose-phosphatase: protein MGSYSHALPEPTTAAGREGLAAVLERPSESVVALDFDGTLAEIVPDPEQARAHPATVPALARLAPLVKSVVVVTGRPAGVAVRYGGFAGVEGLEHLVVLGHYGAERWDAVTGTVHAQPEHPGVAAVRAELPGLLDSMGVWQGTWIEEKGRAVAVHTRRAEDPKAAFEALRDPVADLAARHGLIVEPGRLVLEVRPPGVDKGIALAEYVREVNAAAVVYAGDDLGDLAAFAAVEKLRSDGVPGLLVCSGGEVPELAERADLPLPGPAAVVAFLAALADRVGGRA from the coding sequence ATGGGCAGCTACTCGCACGCACTGCCGGAACCGACCACCGCCGCCGGCCGTGAAGGGCTCGCCGCAGTCCTCGAACGGCCGTCTGAGAGCGTGGTCGCGCTGGACTTCGACGGGACGCTCGCGGAGATCGTCCCGGACCCCGAACAGGCGAGGGCGCATCCCGCGACGGTGCCCGCGCTGGCGCGGCTGGCGCCGCTGGTGAAGTCGGTCGTCGTGGTGACCGGCCGGCCGGCCGGGGTCGCCGTGCGGTACGGCGGGTTCGCCGGTGTCGAGGGCCTGGAGCACCTCGTCGTCCTGGGGCACTACGGCGCCGAGCGGTGGGACGCCGTCACCGGCACCGTCCACGCCCAGCCCGAGCATCCGGGCGTCGCCGCCGTACGGGCCGAGCTGCCCGGTCTCCTCGACTCGATGGGGGTCTGGCAGGGCACCTGGATCGAGGAGAAGGGCCGCGCGGTCGCCGTGCACACCCGCCGCGCCGAGGACCCGAAGGCGGCGTTCGAGGCGCTGCGCGACCCGGTCGCCGATCTCGCCGCGCGTCACGGGCTGATCGTCGAGCCGGGCCGTCTCGTCCTCGAGGTGCGCCCGCCGGGTGTCGACAAGGGCATCGCGCTCGCCGAGTACGTCCGCGAGGTGAACGCCGCGGCGGTCGTCTACGCCGGTGACGACCTCGGTGACCTGGCCGCTTTCGCCGCCGTGGAGAAACTTCGCTCGGACGGGGTGCCCGGACTGCTCGTCTGCAGTGGCGGTGAGGTCCCCGAACTCGCCGAGCGCGCCGACCTCCCGCTGCCCGGGCCCGCCGCCGTCGTCGCGTTCCTCGCCGCGCTGGCGGACCGCGTCGGGGGCCGAGCCTAG
- a CDS encoding DUF3263 domain-containing protein, giving the protein MTDDRDELSGRDRAVLAFERASWSGPGAKERAIREDLGISPTRYYQLLNALLDDPRALAHDPVTVNRLRRVREAQRARR; this is encoded by the coding sequence ATGACCGACGACCGCGACGAACTCTCCGGGCGTGACCGCGCCGTACTCGCCTTCGAGCGGGCGTCGTGGTCCGGGCCCGGCGCCAAGGAGCGGGCGATACGGGAGGACCTCGGCATCTCCCCCACCCGCTACTACCAGCTCCTCAACGCCCTCCTGGACGACCCGCGCGCCCTCGCACACGACCCCGTGACGGTGAACCGGCTGCGGCGCGTCCGGGAAGCACAGCGGGCGCGGCGGTGA
- a CDS encoding ABC transporter substrate-binding protein — MQRRYISLVAAGVALGTTIALTGCGSSAGPDDVTIRLVAADYGNGAGDSSQKYWDELADAFEAGNPGITVDVEVHSWKDVDRKVAEMVADGNAPDIAQIGAYADYADQDRLYRVDELVTIPTQANFLPELSEAGQTERGQYGLPFAASTRLLFFNEELFADAGIEAPEDWSQLRAAAERLKARGVTYPFALPLGSEESQAEAMIWMLSGGGGYRDPYGGSYEIDSKQNVSTFAWLRDNLVTPGLTGPVAPGKLDRAQAFEAFTRGEVGMLSGHPTLMQQAEKKGIKVGMVPMPGADGKARASMGVADWMMAFRQNGHRKEIGRFLDFAYSDKNVLEFSDRYDILPVTVSASEAMAVDDKHKRLWKFLEALPTSELYPSGETSWAKVSASVKRNIGGAVAPQGDPAAVLNRIASDAAKAESEAHAE; from the coding sequence GTGCAGCGGCGCTACATCTCTCTGGTGGCGGCGGGGGTCGCACTCGGTACGACGATCGCCCTGACGGGCTGCGGCAGCTCCGCGGGGCCGGACGACGTGACCATCCGGCTGGTCGCCGCCGACTACGGCAACGGCGCGGGGGACTCCTCGCAGAAGTACTGGGACGAGCTCGCCGACGCGTTCGAGGCCGGCAATCCCGGTATCACGGTCGACGTCGAGGTCCACTCCTGGAAGGACGTCGACCGCAAGGTCGCCGAGATGGTGGCCGACGGCAACGCCCCGGACATCGCCCAGATCGGCGCCTACGCCGACTACGCCGACCAGGACAGGCTGTACCGCGTCGACGAACTCGTCACGATCCCCACGCAGGCCAACTTCCTGCCGGAGCTGAGCGAGGCGGGCCAGACCGAACGGGGCCAGTACGGTCTGCCGTTCGCCGCCAGCACGCGGCTGCTGTTCTTCAACGAGGAGCTGTTCGCCGACGCCGGCATCGAGGCCCCGGAGGACTGGTCGCAGCTGCGTGCCGCGGCGGAGCGGCTGAAGGCGCGCGGGGTGACGTACCCCTTCGCCCTGCCGCTCGGCTCCGAGGAGTCCCAGGCGGAGGCGATGATCTGGATGCTGAGCGGGGGCGGCGGCTACCGCGATCCCTACGGCGGCTCCTACGAGATCGACTCCAAGCAGAACGTCAGCACCTTCGCCTGGCTGAGGGACAACCTGGTCACCCCCGGCCTCACGGGCCCCGTCGCGCCCGGGAAGCTGGACCGCGCCCAGGCATTCGAGGCGTTCACCCGCGGCGAGGTCGGCATGCTCAGCGGCCACCCCACGCTGATGCAGCAGGCCGAGAAGAAGGGCATCAAGGTCGGGATGGTCCCGATGCCCGGCGCCGACGGCAAGGCCCGGGCGTCGATGGGCGTGGCGGACTGGATGATGGCGTTCAGGCAGAACGGCCACCGCAAGGAGATCGGCCGCTTCCTCGACTTCGCCTACAGCGACAAGAACGTCCTGGAGTTCTCCGACCGTTACGACATCCTCCCGGTGACGGTCAGCGCCAGCGAGGCGATGGCGGTGGACGACAAGCACAAGCGCCTGTGGAAGTTCCTCGAGGCGCTGCCGACGTCCGAGCTGTACCCGTCCGGCGAGACGTCCTGGGCGAAGGTCAGCGCGAGTGTGAAGCGGAACATCGGCGGCGCGGTCGCGCCGCAGGGCGACCCGGCGGCCGTGCTGAACCGGATCGCGAGCGACGCGGCGAAGGCGGAGAGCGAAGCGCACGCGGAGTAG